ATGGGCTTTTGATTTCATGTAGTGATTCTACCGCAGAACCTCCATGAAGGTGAATGCCCCAAGTCAGTGGAGACTTCACATGCAGCCCGATCATTTTGGATGGATTTCCTGATTCAAAATCTTTAAGAAAACTTTCCGTAAGCACTATCGCCAAATCGGTCCGGTCTTCCCTCAAATCCTTGTTCATCTGACCTGACCCACGGGATTCATCCCTCCATTCCAGGTGAATGCCTTCCTTTTCGAAAGGCTGTTCTGCTATTACTTTTTTCCAAGGAAAATTAAAATGCTCAGGAACTCCGGTTATTCTTAATGTCTTCATGTCTAGAGGCTATGTAGACCTCAAATTTAGATTATTCCGCATAGATTGATTAAGGATTTAGAAGATTCTTCAGAAAATAAGGAAGAGTCTAAAGTTGAAATCGATTGCATGCAGATATTTGCCCTTGGAGATGAGATTTTAGAAATGGAAGTGGGCTATTTTATCTTAGGGATTTATATCTTTGGAACAAAGGAGTGAAACAAGGCCGATTAGCGGTCATGAAACCAGAAATAAACAAACCTTATAAACATGAAATTTAAACCTGGAGTAAAATACGGTGAAGAGCTTAAGGATCTTTATGCTTATGCTAAAGAGAATGAGTTTGCAATGCCAGCAGTAAATGTGATCAATACCAATTCGGTAAATGCGGTAATGGAAACTGCCAAGAAATTGAATTCTCCTGTGATTATTCAGTTTTCCAATGGTGGGGCTCAATTTTTCGCAGGAAAGTCTCTTCCTAATGATAAACAACAGGCAAGTATCGCAGGTGGAATCTCTGGAGCACATCACGTGCACCTGATGGCGGAAGCTTATGGTGTACCGGTTATTTTGCATACCGATCACGCTGCAAAGAAATTGTTGCCTTGGATAGATGGTCTTTTAGATGCAGGCAAGGCATATTATGCCACGCATAAGAGACCTTTGTATAGCTCTCATATGCTGGATCTATCAGAGGAGCCTTTGGAGGAAAACGTGGAAATCTCTTGCAATTACTTCAAGGAATTTGCGAAGCTGGATATGGCTATCGAAATCGAACTTGGGGTAACCGGGGGTGAAGAAGACGGAGTGGATAACACCGATATTGATTCATCCAAGCTTTACACGCAGCCAGAAGAAGTGGCTTATGCTTATGAGCATTTGAAGAAAATTGATGATTTGTTCACTATAGCTGCGGCTTTCGGTAATGTTCACGGAGTTTACAAGCCTGGAAACGTAAGTTTGAAGCCAATTATTCTGAAAAATTCTCAAGATTATATCAATGAGAAATATGGCACGACTGGTAAGCCTTTGAACTTTGTGTTCCATGGTGGCTCAGGATCCTCAGTGGAGGAAATCAGAGAAGCAAATAGCTATGGCTCCATCAAAATGAATATTGATACCGATATGCAGTGGGCATTCTGGGAAGGAGTATTGAATAACTATAAGCAGCATGAAGGATACCTTCAGACGCAGTTGGGGAATCCTGACGGTCCTGAAAACCCGAACAAGAAGTATTACGATCCAAGAAACTGGTTGCGTAAGGGTGAAGAGAACTTTGTGAAGCGTCTAGAGCTTGCATTTGATATGCTAAATGCAGTAAACAGAAACTAGTCTCCGTTCACTAGACATTAAAAAAAGTCACCTGAAAAGGTGACTTTTTTTGTTGGAGAGTATTGTTTTTCTTCCGTAGTGTATATCAGGTGGACAAGATCTTCGCTACTCGGAAGTCGTCCTCATCCACTGATTTATCATCCACAATGGCTTTTTTGATAGGAGTATAGACCACTTTATTATTAATCAATCCGGCCATAACGTCGTATTTCCCTTGAAGCAAGCCTTCTACCGCTGCTACACCCAGTTTAGAAGCCAGCAATCGGTCATAGGAGCTCGGAGATCCGCCTCGCTGTAAATGCCCCAGGATGGTGACCTTTATGTCGTAGTATGGGAGGTGTTTTTCTACCAAAGAGGCTATTTCTGTAGCTCCACCACTTTTTCCGCCTTCGGCTACGATCACAATGTTGGAGGCTTTTTTGGCCTTGGTTCTGATTCTTAATTTGTCTACCAGGTGCTCTATAGGCATTTTCTTTTCCGGTATCAAAATGGCTGCTGCGGCACTTCCAATTCCAGCATTAATCGCGATAAAACCAGCATCTCTACCCATTACTTCTACAAAGAATAGTCTATCATGGGAGGTAGCTGTATCACGGATTTTGTCTATGGCTTCTATCGCTGTATTACAGGCCGTATCAAATCCAATCGTAGAATCTGTACCCGAAAGATCATTATCTATAGTGCCGGGGAGTCCTATGGCCGGAATCCCAAATTCCTTGTAAAAAAGATGTGCTCCCGTGAGTGAACCGTCACCACCGATTACCACAAGTGCATCTATGCCATGACTTTTTAAGTTTTCATAAGCAGTTTTTCGACCTTCCGGAGTACGGAACTCAGCACTTCGGGCAGATTTTAGAAAAGTACCTCCTCTTTCGAGCACATGAGTGATATGCTTGGAATCCAGTCTTTTGATGTCATTCTGGATCATACCTTCATATCCTCTGTAGATCCCGTACATTTCCAGGTCATAGTATATTCCAGTTCGTATGACGGCACGAATTGCTGCATTCATTCCTGGGGAGTCTCCCCCAGAGGTAAGTACACCTATTTTTTTGATGGTTTTAGGTTCCATTATAAGGTTTGAGTTAGGGCTTTAAACATGAGATCAGCTGAGGCTGGGTTAGTGGCCAAAGGAATATTGTGAACATCACATATTCTCATTAGCATTTGCACATCCGGCTCGTGAGGGTGCTTATCTAGCGGGTCTCTGAAAAACACCACCATGGCCAATTCTTTCTCAGCAGCCAGTGCGGCTATCTGTGCATCACCGCCATAGGGGCCGGATAAAAGTTTCTGGACATTAAATCCTGACTTTTCTATATGCGAACCCGTAGTGCCTGTGGCTACTAGTTGTACATCTGCCTGATGGAGTCTTTCTTTGAATCCACTTAAAAAATGGACCATGTCGGCTTTTTTACCATCATGGGCGATCAGTGCTATTTTCATTGATTGAGGTCTAATAGGTTTGAGTCAAAGTTAGGAAAAAATCTTTCCCTGATAACTCTTAAAGGGTACATTTAAAGACTTCTTAATTTTCCGTTAAATCATTTTTTCCAAATACAGCAGGAAGGTGTATTCCAAAGCGAGCTCCTTCAGGGAGTTAAATCTACCGGAGGCTCCACCATGGCCAGCTTCCATGTTGGTGTGCAGGAAAAGCAGGTTGGCATCGGTTTTCATTTCCCGGAGTTTGGCGACCCATTTAGTGGGTTCCCAGTATTGCACCTGGCTATCGTGAAGTCCGGAAGTGATGAGCAAATGCGGGTAATCTTTGGGCTCTACATTGTCATAAGGAGAGTAGGACAGCATGTATTCGTAGTACACTTTGTCTTTAGGGTTCCCCCATTCCTGAAATTCTCCTGTAGTCAAAGGAATGCTTTCATCAAGCATAGTAGTCACCACATCTACAAAAGGTACCGCAGCAATCAACCCATTAAAGATCTCAGGACGCATGTTCATGACAGCTCCCATCAGCAGGCCACCTGCACTGCCTCCCATGCCATAGAGGTGCGGAGCTGAGGTGTACTTTTCGGCTATTAAATGCTCCGCGCAGCTGATGTAGTCTGTGAAGGTGTTTCTTTTGTTGAGCATCTTGCCACTCTCATACCAATTCCTCCCCAGATCCTCTCCACCTCGAATATGAGCGATCGCAAAGACAAATCCACGGTCCAGTAAGCTCAACCTGCTACTAGAGAAGTATGCTTCTGTGCTAAAACCATAAGAGCCGTATGAATAGAGCAATAGGGGATTTTGTCCATCGGCTTTGAAAAGGTCGATTTTGTAAACCAGAGAAATAGGAACCATGGTTCCGTCGCTTGCTTTAGCCCAGATTCTGGCAGAAGTATAAGCACCAGAGTCGTACCCCCCAATGATTTCCTGCTGCTTCAGCAATACCTTCTCCTGCGTGACCATATGGTAATCATAGGTGCTAGATGGAGTTACCAGGGAATTATAGCCAAATCTGAGGAAGTCGGTATCAAATTCAGGGTTAGTGCTGATCCAGGCGGTATAGGTCTCGTCATCAAATTCGATGGTATGAGCAGCCGTACCATCCCATGGGGTGACGTTGATCTTGCACAATCCATTGCTTCTCTCTTGAGTCACCAGAAAATTAGCGAAAATATCAAAATCCTCCAGCAACACATGCTCGCGATGAGGGATCACATCTTCCCAGTTATCTAGGTTGGGCGAGTGGACTGGAGCTTTCACCAGTTTGAAATTCTGAGCCAGATGGTTGGTTCTGATCCAGAAATGATCCTCAAAATGATCCACAGCATATTCTAGGTGGGGGATTCGCTCTTGAAGTAATTGAAAATCACCTTTGGGCTGGTCAGCTTCCAGAAACCTGATTTCCGAAGAAATGGAGCTTTCAGAGTGAATAAGCAGGAATCTCTCTGATTTTGTTTTGTGAATGATACAGCTAAACTCCTCATCTTTTTCCTCATAAACCAAAAGGTCCTCGGCTACATCGGTGCCCAATCTGTGGGCATAAATCTGATAGGAGCGGAGGGTCTCAGGATGTTGCTTGGAATAAAAAAGTGTTTGATGATCTGCCGCCCAGGCAAAGTTTCCTGTGATTTCAGGTATTTGATCTTCCAGGATTTCTCCGGTTATAAGATTTTTGAAGTGTATGGTGAAGATTCTTCTTCCCACTTCATCTGCGGCAAATGCCAGTGTGCTGAGGTCAGAAGTACCCGCAGTACCGCCCACTTGGTAAAAAGCCTTTCCTTCTGCCAGTTGGTTTACATTCAGAAATACTTCTTCCGGAGCGTCTAGACTACCTTTTTTTCTGCAATACAATGGGTATTCAGCGCCTGTTTCATATTTGACATACCAGTAATAGCCGGATTTTAGATAAGGTACACTTTGGTCGTCTTCTTTGATTCTTCCTTTTATTTCCTGAAAAAGCTGCTCCTGAAATTCTTCCGTGGATTTGAGTGTCTCTTTGAGATAGCTGTTTTCTGCATTTAGGTATGCTATTACATCCGGATTTTCTCTTTCACGCATCCAGTAATAATTGTCTATGCGCTGATGTCCATGGGTTTCTAAAAGTTGGGGTATTTTTTTGGCTTTGGGTGCCTGCATATATTTTTATTTTATGTATATCTGCTTTTCTGCCAGTAAAGAGGCAAAAGCAGTATAGGGTATGTTAAACTTAAGAATTGAGGCCACTTCAGCCTGTCCCGCTCCTGCGGGAATCTTCGGTCACTTGTACTGAGCGAAGGCGTAGTATCGGTATTCTGGCCGGATGAGCAGAGAAATATGGGTTGCTGGCATCATTCCGTATATTCATGTTTTATTTTTTTTCGCTGCAATGTTAATCAAAAATATGGGCTTAGAGTTCTTCTAAATCCTGTAAAAATGGTTAAGGATGACATTTTATTGTGAATATTCTTAGGTTAAATTAATAGGGTGCTTGCGAGAAAAGATTTTTTTCTGGATTTTCCATAAATAATTCAATCATTTAACTGGATACTTATGGGATTCTTAAAAGAGTTTAAGGAATTTGCTGTAAAAGGCAATGTAATCGACCTGGCAGTCGCGGTAATTATAGGTGGTGCCTTTGGCAAAATTGTGGCTTCCTTTGTTAAGGACATTGTCATGCCACCTATAGGAGTGATGCTGGGAGGGATGAGTTTTACAGATCTGGCCATTGTGCTAAAAGAGAGTAGTGTAGGACCTGCAGGAGAGGAACAAGGTCCCGTGCTCCTGACCTACGGTATTTTTATTCAGAATGTAGTGGATTTTATTATTGTTGCTTTCGTGATTTTTATTGCGATCAAAGGGGTAAACAGTATGAAGAAAAAGGAGGAAGCCAAACCTGCTCCTCCACCGGCACCACCAAAATCGGAAGTCTTGCTAGAAGAAATCAGGGATCTTTTGAAAAAAGACCAAGCATAAAAAAAGCGGCCTCAAGCCGCTTTTTTTATTCCTTATTATCTTCTCTTCGTCTTTTCCAAATGTGCCTTGCAAAGTCTCTGGAGACTTCATTGAGTTGTATGATTTGATTGTAACTTAGTATATCTGATAAATCCTTGACCAATTTTTCTTCATCCAGAATCAACTGTCTTTGTATCCCAAATTTTTTAGAAATCCTAGATTTAGCTTCAGCTTCACTTAAGTTAAGGTCCTTTGTTCTACCCAGTTTGGACATTTCGTGTAGTTGTTTGCCCCTTGATTCATTGAAAGCATTGTAGATGGGCCAGAACTTTTCCGCTTGCTCAGGCGTGAGATCCAGCCGGGTGGTGATGAAGGCTACTCTGGCGGATTCCAGCTTTTCTCTATCATATCTGTCATCATCTCTTTGGGCTTGGCTAGATCCAGCAAGTATCAAGAAAAAGCCGAGTAGTAATAGGTGTTTTTTCATCTGTTTAAAATTTGATATTTAAAGGTCAGATGGAATCTCGCATGGTTGATAATCATCCCTATGTGTGTCGTTTTCGACATGCTCGATTTCATGTGATTATAATTGTTTTTCTAAAGTCTCGCTCCTGCATGGTGAAGGGTAAACATACCCGGGTGTAGAGGTTGTTTTTTCAAGACTTTATAGATTTTAGTACCAGATCATTTCCTCTTCTAATTCTGCATCCACTTCAAATACCATTTCTTCAGCGATGATTTCGTCCAATATCTGCTCAGGATTGTCTACCATACCGAGTACATCCTCTGCCGACCAATATTGGCTTTCTATGTAGAGGCTTACCTCCTCATCCATGGATACTTCTTCGAGTCTTGGATTGGAGTCATTGAGCTGCCATACAGCAAAGCTCACTAGGAAAATAGCAACCGCTGCTGCATAATTCATCCATTGTATTGACCGGGTAGGTTTGGTCTTCTCCAAGATCTGATCTGGAAGCTGATCAAAGTAACCTGCTGGTGCCTTGAAATCTTTGATTTTTGGAATGGATCGTTTCATAGTAATATTTAGACCTTGATTTTGTCCAATAGTTTATTCATCTCTTAAGGATTGTTCAATTTTTTTTACTGCATGGTGGTAACTGGCCTTCAGTGCACCTACAGATGTACCCGTTATTTCAGCTATTTGCTCGTAAGTGAGCTCTTCCTGGTATTTCAGATGAAAGACCAATCTCTGCTTGTCTGGAAGTGTGAGAAGTATTTTCTGAAGTAGCAATTGAATACTGTCTCCGTCCATGCTGTCGGAATGGTCCAGGTAGTTAAGGAGTTTTTCCTGATGATCTTCTATGGAGAAGAAGTTACGCTTCTTTTTTTTCTCCAGAAAATTCAGGGATTCGTTGGTGGCAATTCTGTATAACCAAGTAAATAAACTGGACTGTCCCTGGAAATTACCAATATGCTTGTGTGCTTTGATGAAGACATTTTGGGTGACATCATCTGCATCTTCATGAATCAGCACCATGCGGCGCACCACATGGTAGACACGTTTTTGGTAAGCCAGGATTAACTTCCTAAAACCCAGATCCCGGGATTGGGGATTATGTATGAGTTGGATAATTTCTTGGTCACCATCGTGCTTCATTCTTGTTTTAGACCCAAGTTAGAGAAAAGGGTTTAGACTGGTATGGGGGTTTTTGCTTATACCCTTGATTTTCAAGAAGAAAAATCTACAATTGCCCGGCCTATCCACATGGGGTAGTATAAAGTCACTTCTTTAGATTTCTAGAATATAATCTAGAATCCCAGCATTTTTTCCTTTTGGTCGCGTGACTAGTAGGGGGATTTCATCATTGGATCGGATCAAGCGTTCGGCTATGCTACCTATAAATAAAGCTGTGGCTGCAGTACGTCCTTTAGCTCCAATAATGATTCCGTTTGCGCCCACTTCTTTTGCTTTGGATACTATTTCCTTGGCCACATCATCGTTACTGTCCTGGGTATAGATAGGAGTGATTGATATTCCTTTGGTATCTATTTTCCGAATGAATTTCTTGTAATTGATTTCCGCATGCATGCGCATGATCTCCGTAAACTCCTCATAACTTTTGCCGGTGAAGTGATACCCGGAAGGTACAGAAAATACATTTTGGCAGATGATTTCTACACCGCCATGCTTTGAGGCGATCATGATGCCCTCTTCAAGTGCATCTTTAGAATATTCTGAAAAATCACTGGGAACCAATAGTTTATTTAAAATAACTGGAGCAAATTCCGGAACAATCAAAAGCGAGCAACTAGCCCGTCTGGCCAGTCGAAGTGAGGCTACACCTGACCCTGGTAGTTTGATTTTTCTTCCGATCAGGATCATGTCTGCTGACTTTTCCTCGGCTAGTTTGAGGATTTTTTTCGAAAGTGAGCCTTCTTTGACTATGTAGTTTAGAGAAACTCCTTTGGGGTCTGGGAAAAATTGCTTCACGGCTGACTCCATGGCTTCTTGCCTTTCGTTTACCATGTTCTCCACCAGATTGGGAAACTCCTGAAGTACCTCCTTGGGGATACTTAAGTTTTTAATCACATTTACGAAGTAGATTTTTTTTGTTTGATTGACTTTAGCGATGAAGGCAGCGTGCTGTAATAAGGTCTGGTCCAAAGAGGTCTGATCCAGACAAACAATCAGTTTTTTAATCAAATACATAAAGTGTCAGGAGATTTAGAATTACAAATTTAAGTTTAAAATAAGAAAATGTATGAAGAAAGCAGAAAATATTGTTTCGAGATTAAGAGTTGGTTCAGTCATTTTCAGATTCCTAGCTAGGTGAAAATGATTTGAGTGAAATTTAATTCTGAAATTTCAGCAATAAACACTTATGAATCAGTCCCAATAGCATACATTATCGTAATCATCTGGATGATTTGCCAACCTGCCATGTAATAAATCGTATATTTGCACTGTCCGGGTCGCTGACATGTTCAAACTTCACAATTATCAAAATTACCGAGTGAAGCCCTTCCCAAAAACAGGCCTCATCCTGCACCTGCGGGACCTCGGCTCGAAAGAGTCAGGATAACAGTGGAAGTTTGCGGTTTTCAGGCAGCTCAAATCTTGTCTTATAGGAGGTTTGTAACACTCTAAGATCCGGACTTTTTTATTCTACTTTTTACCCATTCCCATTCAGCTGATCCTACTCCTATTAATCTAGAGCTGATCAAATACAAGCCCAGGACCAGACTGCTCGTAAGGATTATACTCAAAATAGGATGACCGGAAAAAATATCAAAAACCGCAGGGATTAAGGCAATTATTCCCACAAGGGAGATTTTTAATGTTTCGCTGGAAAAAGGATCAAAACCTAGCTTGATTTTAAGAAACAGATATTTCACCAGATTAAACAGAAACATGACTACTACAGATGCCAAAGCAGCTCCTTCTATCCCAAATTCCGGAATAAGAAGATAATTCAGTGCTATTATCATCATGCTCATGATTATGGTGGCAAATAGGTTGAAGTGATAATGTTTGGAGAAAACCAGGATTTCACTATTGACCGAAAATACTACATCACATAGCTTTCCCAAGCCTATCAATATGACCACATATTTGCCTTGCTCATAGATCGCCCGATTGGGGATAAAGTAATACAAAGCATCAAGGTTTGCACATATTCCAATGAAAAGGAGCAGGCAAATGTAGAGTTGCCTATTAGACACCTGCTGATAAAGTTTATTTATTTCCCTTAGGTTGCCAGTGGAGAAATGATCAGAAATGACCGGCATGACCACTTGGGAAATCGCCCTTCGCGGAAGTTCAATGACCAGTGCCATACTAAAAGCTATGGTGTAGATAGCGTTGGCTTCCAGGCTAATCATGGAACTTACCATGATGCTGTCTATTTTCATGATCAAGGTAGAGGCCGCGGTGGCTAAGAATGTGATGAGGCTGAATTGCACAAAGGAACTGCGAAATCCTTTTGGGAAGGTATTCCAGCTGAAATCCAGCTTCAAAACTCCCAGCCAAAGTAAATACACCAGCATAGCTAGGAATGCCAAACCATACACCAGCACTAGTGCCTGCATGACCTGAGGAAAGCTGAGCCACTTCAACAGGTATAACCCAACCAGTATTCCCGTGAGTAATCTCAGGAATACTTCCCTCACCAAGGTGGGAACAGCTACCTTGACATAGGAGCGGCTATAGGCATCTAAAATACTGCTTAGTAGCGCAAATAGCGTAATCAGCAAAACCACTCCCAAAAAGTCAATAACAGCGGGTGAGTTGACGGCAAATAAGGAAATGATTTGCGCTTTGAAACCTAAGAAAATGGTACTGACTAGGGCAAAACCCAGCATGGAAAAAAGCAGTCCATAGCTTAGAAAAGCAGATTGATTGGTTTTGAGCTGGGGGAAAAAGCGTGTGATCCCATGTCCTACTCCCAGCTGTGCAAATGGAACGAAAAGTAAGCCTAAGTCCTGTATGGTCCTGAAGGTTCCCAGTTCGGAAGCATCCAGGGCATAAGGATACAGCCAAAGCACATTCACGTAGCCTATCACTACACCCAAATAAGAAAAAATGGTAGTTTGAATACTTTGCTTGGCTACTTTACCCATGAGCTTAAAAGTATCAAAAAATCAGGAATAAGAAATCAAATTGGGCTGCATTCAAGGTTTGGCGCACTTGTCACATCCAGCATTGGATTTGGATTTGAAGAAATACTTCTTCACCAAAAAACCTAAGGCTACTAAAACAATTACTCCAACTAGAATTTCTTGCCACATGTTTAAGAAAGAATTTGATAAACTATAAATGCGGATACATAGGCCAGTACGGTCATGTAGGCGGTTTGTATCAAAGGCCATTTCCAGCCTTTTGTCTCTCTATATACTACGGCCAAAGTGCTCATACATTGCATGGCAAAGGCATAAAACACCATCAGCGAAAATGCTGTGGCAGTGGTATAGACTTTTTCACCTGTTTCTGGGTTAACTTGCTGATTCAGCTTTTCCCTAATGGTCAGCTCGTCTTCAGTGTCCGAACCTATACTGTAAATAGTAGCAATGGTGGATACGAAAACTTCTCTGGCAGCAAAGGAGGTGATTAAGGCAATTCCTATTTTCCAGTCATATCCGAGAGGTTTGATCACTGGCTCTATCGCTCTTCCCATGATTCCTATAAAGGAGTTTTCCAATAGGAGAGATGCGGTTTCATTTTCCACCTCAGCTATTTGCTCAGGACTAGCTTGTTCTAATTTCACTACGCTTTCTGCACGGATTTGGTCCATCCGCTCTGGTGGTCCGTAGGAAGCCAATACCCACAGGATAACTGAAATCGCCAAGATTACCTTCCCTGCTTCCAATACAAAGGTCTTGGACTTGTTATACATGGTCAGCAGAACATCCAGCCATCTCGGAGCTCGGTAAGTAGGGAGCTCCACCATGAGGAAGCTTTTTTCATCTGACTTCAGGATCTTCTTCAATATAATGGCAGTAAACAAAACTCCCACTACTCCCAATATGTATAGGCCTAATAATGCTACCGCCTGCAAATTGATAAAACCAAGTACGGTTTCGCTGGGTACTACTAGCCCTATCAAGATCACGTATACCGGTAAGCGAGCAGAGCAACTCATCAGCGGAGTTACCATTATAGTGATGATTTTTTCCTTCCAGTTGCCAATATTCCTAGCAGCCATCACACCCGGGATGGCGCATGCCACACCAGAAACCAAAGGAACTATACTTTTGCCATGCAGACCAAAAGGACGCATCCATCTGTCCATCAGAAATACTACCCTGGACATGTAACCGGTGTCTTCCAGAATAGCCAGAAAGCCAAATAACATGGCTATTTGAGGGATAAATATCACCACCCCGCCTATTCCGGGAATAATTCCTTCTGTAATTAAGCTGCTTAGAGGGCCCTCTAGCAAAGCATTGGATACCCATCCGGCAAGGTCTGCAAAGAAGCCGTCGATTAAGTCCATAGGAACTGATGCCCATGCAAAAATGGCTTGAAAAATGAGTAGCAGGATTGCTCCAAATATGAAATACCCAAAAACGGGATGGAGCAAAATCTTATCTATACCGGCTTCCTGCTTTTGGGTGGGGGATTTGACTACAGTCTTTTCTACGATCTCATTGATCTTTTGGTATCGAAGGGAGGTCTCTTCCAGTTGGGCGGCCTCCATGTCGAAATTATGGCTGGCTACAAGTTGGCTCAGCCAAGCACTGTCAGCTGCTGGGATAGCTTTATCCTTGGTGCCAAAGCGCAAAAGCTGATAGGCCTGATAGGTGCTTTTCAAGTTGAATTTCTCCTTGACTTGATTTAGAATGTCAGCTGGCACCACTTCTTCAATGTCCAGGAAAGTATTTTGCTTGCTGAAATTCTGCTGATGGATCAGGTCGCGAATCTGATCTATTCCCTTTTCTCCACGTGCATCTGTACTCAGAATGGGGACGTTCAGGGTTTTGAAGATCTCAAAGGTTTTGATCGAGAGGTTTTTGCGCTTCGCAATATCCGCCATGTTCAGAACTAGCGCCAGATTTAAACCCATATCGATCAGCTGTGTAGCCAAAAACAAACCTCTTGACAGCTGGCAGGAATCTATTACCATCAGTACAAAATCCGGCTGTCCGTGTTGGCTCAGATTATTCAACACTCTATGGGCTATGATTTCATCCTCAGAGTTTGGATATAGGCTGTAAGTCCCCGGCAGGTCAATAATCTCATATTTATGACCAGAGAAATCCATCCAACCGACTTTCTTGTCCACAGTGACACCTGGATAGTTTCCTATTTTTTGCTTCAAGCCTGTGAGCTGATTGAAAATTGTAGACTTCCCTACGTTTGGGTTTCCAATGATCGCGATTTTGGGATACTTGGTAGGGTGTGGGATAGTAGTGGACTCTGACATGAATTAGAGTATTTCGACTTGAATGAGTGAGGCTTCTGTTTTACGAAGGGCAAGAATGGTCTCCTCCAATTTGAAGGCCATAGGACCTCCCATGGGCGCCGAATGCTGTAAGGTGATCACTTTACCCGGCAGAAAACCCAGTTCCATCAGGTTGATTTTCAGTGGGGAATTGGTGACCTCACGTATAATGGCAGAAGAGAAAATGGGGATTGTATCAGCAGTAATAAACATATAGTTGCATAGGTCTTTTGACCGAATGCAAAAATAGAATTATTTGGAATGAATCTAAAGAAAAATAGATAAGATTTTTGTCATGTTTTCATCTTTTATTAGAAAATCCAGTCCTTCTGCCTCTTCCTTTACCGAAAAGCCAGTTTCGTATGTCAATATTCTAGTTTTTTTGGCTAAGCTTTTCCTCTTAGCATCAGATTCCAATACATAAAAGGCAATCCGTATTTTTTGAGCAGCCACATGGAGTACTGTTCTTTCGTGGTGTCCACAAATTTGGAAATCAAAGGATCTGAATCCCGCACATTGTCATACTTGAATTCAGCTAGTACCATTTTGGAATAGCCAGTGACCAGAGGGCAGGATGAATAGCCATTGTAAGAGGCAGCACCCAAGCTGTTGGTTTGGATCATTCCCATGAGGTTTTCCACTAATACCGGTGCTTGCTTACGGATGGCAGCACCGGTTTTGGCTGTTGGCAGTGCTGCTACATCTCCTAGGGAGAATATATTCGGAAAACGCAGGTGTTGTAGTGTATGCTTATCCACATCTAC
This genomic window from Algoriphagus sp. TR-M9 contains:
- a CDS encoding universal stress protein, which encodes MYLIKKLIVCLDQTSLDQTLLQHAAFIAKVNQTKKIYFVNVIKNLSIPKEVLQEFPNLVENMVNERQEAMESAVKQFFPDPKGVSLNYIVKEGSLSKKILKLAEEKSADMILIGRKIKLPGSGVASLRLARRASCSLLIVPEFAPVILNKLLVPSDFSEYSKDALEEGIMIASKHGGVEIICQNVFSVPSGYHFTGKSYEEFTEIMRMHAEINYKKFIRKIDTKGISITPIYTQDSNDDVAKEIVSKAKEVGANGIIIGAKGRTAATALFIGSIAERLIRSNDEIPLLVTRPKGKNAGILDYILEI
- a CDS encoding lipopolysaccharide biosynthesis protein — protein: MGKVAKQSIQTTIFSYLGVVIGYVNVLWLYPYALDASELGTFRTIQDLGLLFVPFAQLGVGHGITRFFPQLKTNQSAFLSYGLLFSMLGFALVSTIFLGFKAQIISLFAVNSPAVIDFLGVVLLITLFALLSSILDAYSRSYVKVAVPTLVREVFLRLLTGILVGLYLLKWLSFPQVMQALVLVYGLAFLAMLVYLLWLGVLKLDFSWNTFPKGFRSSFVQFSLITFLATAASTLIMKIDSIMVSSMISLEANAIYTIAFSMALVIELPRRAISQVVMPVISDHFSTGNLREINKLYQQVSNRQLYICLLLFIGICANLDALYYFIPNRAIYEQGKYVVILIGLGKLCDVVFSVNSEILVFSKHYHFNLFATIIMSMMIIALNYLLIPEFGIEGAALASVVVMFLFNLVKYLFLKIKLGFDPFSSETLKISLVGIIALIPAVFDIFSGHPILSIILTSSLVLGLYLISSRLIGVGSAEWEWVKSRIKKSGS
- the feoB gene encoding ferrous iron transport protein B; the protein is MSESTTIPHPTKYPKIAIIGNPNVGKSTIFNQLTGLKQKIGNYPGVTVDKKVGWMDFSGHKYEIIDLPGTYSLYPNSEDEIIAHRVLNNLSQHGQPDFVLMVIDSCQLSRGLFLATQLIDMGLNLALVLNMADIAKRKNLSIKTFEIFKTLNVPILSTDARGEKGIDQIRDLIHQQNFSKQNTFLDIEEVVPADILNQVKEKFNLKSTYQAYQLLRFGTKDKAIPAADSAWLSQLVASHNFDMEAAQLEETSLRYQKINEIVEKTVVKSPTQKQEAGIDKILLHPVFGYFIFGAILLLIFQAIFAWASVPMDLIDGFFADLAGWVSNALLEGPLSSLITEGIIPGIGGVVIFIPQIAMLFGFLAILEDTGYMSRVVFLMDRWMRPFGLHGKSIVPLVSGVACAIPGVMAARNIGNWKEKIITIMVTPLMSCSARLPVYVILIGLVVPSETVLGFINLQAVALLGLYILGVVGVLFTAIILKKILKSDEKSFLMVELPTYRAPRWLDVLLTMYNKSKTFVLEAGKVILAISVILWVLASYGPPERMDQIRAESVVKLEQASPEQIAEVENETASLLLENSFIGIMGRAIEPVIKPLGYDWKIGIALITSFAAREVFVSTIATIYSIGSDTEDELTIREKLNQQVNPETGEKVYTTATAFSLMVFYAFAMQCMSTLAVVYRETKGWKWPLIQTAYMTVLAYVSAFIVYQILS
- a CDS encoding FeoA family protein, with protein sequence MFITADTIPIFSSAIIREVTNSPLKINLMELGFLPGKVITLQHSAPMGGPMAFKLEETILALRKTEASLIQVEIL